In Thamnophis elegans isolate rThaEle1 chromosome 13, rThaEle1.pri, whole genome shotgun sequence, one DNA window encodes the following:
- the LOC116516820 gene encoding solute carrier family 2, facilitated glucose transporter member 11-like encodes MVEKDKSGILEWESDRSEFYLRFQNTEEEKVRSKILILTICAAGIGGTFQYGYNLTIINAPTVFIQTFINETWLARTGAVLEAKMIMLIWSFIVAMYPLGGLVGALIAAPLAVKMGRKKSLLLNNAFVALAALLVGFSRVAKSFEMILLSRFFAGINSGVAMSIQPMYLGESAPKELRGAVAMTSASFTALGLVLGQVAGLREILGAEESWPILLASNVVPGLIQLVLLPWAPESPRYLLIDQGDQDSCISALQQLRGSSDLSSEMKEILAEQAALQGETTKAPWELWRNQAVRWQFITVVVLSSAMQLCGNDSMYFYASYVFQEAGIPYDKIQYSVIGTGSCELIMSMTCNLLIECVGRRVLLIVGYSLMATWAILFMVALSLQDHLSWMPYLSMACIFAYILSYGIGPAGVTGIIPTEIFDQVSRPAAYTISGSLLWINLFLVGLAFPFVMESLGYYCYLPFFTVCVGTTLYVWFFLPETKGKSFLEISEEFVKRNFGCQPYDDAWVYPEEIISTRL; translated from the exons GTTCGCAGTAAAATCCTGATCCTGACAATTTGTGCAGCTGGGATTGGTGGCACTTTTCAGTATGGCTACAATCTCACCATCATCAATGCCCCCACTGTG TTCATCCAAACCTTCATTAATGAAACCTGGCTGGCTCGCACTGGGGCTGTCTTGGAGGCAAAGATGATCATGCTGATCTGGTCCTTCATTGTTGCCATGTATCCTTTGGGAGGCCTAGTTGGAGCATTAATTGCTGCTCCCCTGGCTGTAAAGATGGGCAG GAAGAAATCTTTACTGCTGAACAACGCATTTGTGGCCCTTGCTGCACTGCTGGTGGGGTTCAGCCGCGTGGCGAAATCCTTTGAAATGATCTTGCTAAGCAGATTTTTTGCTGGCATCAATTCTG GAGTGGCCATGAGCATCCAGCCCATGTACTTGGGGGAAAGCGCACCCAAGGAGCTCCGGGGAGCCGTGGCCATGACTTCAGCATCTTTCACAGCCCTCGGCCTGGTGCTTGGCCAGGTGGCCGGACTCAG GGAAATCTTGGGAGCAGAAGAGAGTTGGCCTATCCTTCTAGCCAGCAATGTGGTGCCTGGGTTGATCCAGCTGGTGCTTCTGCCCTGGGCTCCAGAAAGCCCTCGCTACCTCTTGATTGACCAAGGAGATCAAGATTCATGCATCTCTG CTCTGCAGCAACTGAGGGGCAGCAGTGACCTGAGCAGCGAGATGAAAGAAATCCTGGCCGAGCAGGCAGCCCTCCAAGGAGAGACAACCAAGGCACCCTGGGAGCTATGGAGAAACCAGGCTGTGCGGTGGCAGTTTATCACTGTGGTGGTGCTCAGCAGCGCCATGCAGCTCTGTGGCAATGATTCT ATGTACTTCTACGCTTCGTATGTGTTCCAAGAGGCAGGGATTCCATATGACAAGATCCAGTACAGTGTTATTGGCACCGGGAGTTGTGAGCTTATCATGTCCATGACTTGT AACCTCCTCATCGAGTGTGTTGGGCGACGGGTGCTGCTCATAGTGGGGTACAGCCTCATGGCCACCTGGGCCATCCTGTTCATGGTAGCGTTATCTCTACAG GACCACCTCAGCTGGATGCCTTATCTCAGCATGGCCTGCATCTTTGCCTACATCCTGAGCTATGGCATCGGACCAG CTGGTGTGACAGGAATTATACCCACGGAGATTTTTGATCAGGTCTCCCGCCCGGCTGCTTACACAATCAGCGGTTCTCTGCTCTGGATCAACTTATTTCTAGTGGGCCTAGCATTTCCTTTTGTGATG gaAAGCCTTGGCTATTACTGCTACCTACCATTCTTCACGGTCTGTGTTGGAACCACTCTCTATGTCTGGTTTTTCCTCCCGGAGACGAAAGGAAAGAGCTTCCTAGAAATCTCAGAAGAGTTTGTTAAGCGTAACTTTGGATGTCAGCCCTATGACGATGCTTGGGTGTATCCAGAGGAAATTATATCCACTAGGTTATAG